The following are encoded in a window of uncultured Pseudomonas sp. genomic DNA:
- a CDS encoding hotdog family protein: protein MNQWPIAELIPHAGNMILIDQVLRFADDDIETQLTVRAGGLFNDADGSLPAWVAIELMAQSVAAYAGCQARLRGEPVELGFLLGTRKFQCNVEHFPLGSQLHIHATRSLQDDNGMGVFECHLSGPGIQVEARLNVFRPPQVASYLQEDFQESQP, encoded by the coding sequence ATGAACCAATGGCCGATTGCCGAATTGATCCCCCACGCCGGCAACATGATCCTGATCGATCAGGTGCTGCGCTTTGCCGACGACGACATCGAAACCCAACTGACCGTGCGCGCGGGCGGTCTGTTTAATGACGCCGACGGCAGCCTGCCGGCCTGGGTCGCTATCGAGCTGATGGCGCAGAGCGTGGCCGCCTATGCCGGCTGCCAGGCACGCTTGCGCGGCGAGCCGGTGGAGCTGGGTTTTTTACTCGGCACGCGGAAATTCCAGTGCAACGTCGAGCACTTTCCACTCGGTAGCCAACTGCACATTCACGCCACCCGCTCATTGCAGGATGACAACGGCATGGGCGTATTCGAATGCCACCTCAGCGGCCCAGGGATCCAGGTAGAAGCGCGCCTCAATGTATTCCGCCCGCCTCAGGTGGCCAGCTATCTTCAGGAAGACTTTCAGGAATCACAGCCATGA
- a CDS encoding beta-ketoacyl-ACP synthase, with protein MNGCKRVVVTGMAGVTSLGSDWPTIEGNFRAGKSGIRYMHEWDRFSELNTRLGGPVDDFVQPKHWNRKQTRSMGRVSKLVVYAAERALEHAGLLGDESIKDGRMGVACGSSTGSTDEIKAFGNMLLNSVADGLNANSYIRMMPHTTAANISIFFGLKGRLIPTSSACTSGSQGIGYAYEAIKFGRLPMMLAGGAEELCPTEAMVFDALYATSLKNDAPHTSPRPYDSGRDGLVIGEGAGILVLEELEHALARGATIHAEIVGFGCNSDGQHATKPVQATMRGAMELALQDAGLQPADIGYVNGHGTATEQGDVAETQATAELFGSQMPISSQKSYFGHTLGACGALESWFSIEMMNADSYVPTLNLENIDPACGELDYLRGEFRQMSHQYVMNNNFAFGGVNTSLIFKRWS; from the coding sequence ATGAACGGATGCAAACGGGTTGTAGTCACCGGCATGGCCGGTGTGACCTCGCTGGGCAGCGACTGGCCAACCATCGAAGGCAACTTTCGCGCGGGAAAAAGCGGCATTCGCTATATGCACGAGTGGGACCGTTTCAGCGAGCTGAACACCCGTCTCGGCGGCCCGGTGGATGACTTCGTGCAACCCAAGCACTGGAACCGCAAGCAGACCCGCAGCATGGGCCGCGTCTCCAAGCTCGTGGTGTACGCCGCCGAACGCGCGCTGGAGCATGCCGGCCTGCTCGGCGACGAATCAATCAAGGATGGCCGCATGGGTGTGGCCTGCGGCTCCTCCACCGGCAGCACCGACGAGATCAAAGCCTTCGGCAACATGCTGCTCAATTCGGTGGCCGACGGCCTCAACGCCAACTCCTATATCCGCATGATGCCGCACACCACGGCGGCCAATATCAGCATCTTCTTCGGCCTCAAGGGCCGCCTGATCCCCACCTCCAGCGCCTGCACCAGCGGCAGCCAGGGCATCGGCTACGCCTATGAAGCGATCAAGTTCGGCCGCCTGCCAATGATGCTCGCCGGCGGTGCCGAAGAACTCTGCCCCACCGAAGCCATGGTTTTCGATGCGCTGTATGCCACCAGCCTGAAAAACGATGCCCCGCACACCTCGCCACGGCCCTACGACAGCGGCCGCGACGGCTTGGTGATTGGCGAAGGGGCCGGCATTCTGGTTCTGGAAGAGCTGGAACACGCCCTGGCCCGTGGCGCGACCATCCACGCGGAAATCGTCGGCTTTGGCTGCAATTCCGACGGCCAGCACGCCACCAAACCCGTACAAGCGACCATGCGCGGGGCGATGGAACTGGCCCTGCAGGACGCCGGCTTACAACCGGCTGACATCGGCTACGTGAATGGTCACGGCACCGCCACCGAGCAGGGCGATGTGGCCGAAACCCAGGCCACCGCCGAGTTGTTCGGCAGCCAGATGCCGATCAGCTCGCAGAAGAGCTATTTCGGCCATACCTTGGGGGCCTGCGGCGCACTGGAGTCCTGGTTCAGCATCGAAATGATGAACGCGGACAGCTATGTGCCGACGCTCAACCTAGAGAATATCGATCCGGCCTGCGGCGAACTGGATTACCTGCGCGGCGAATTCCGCCAGATGAGCCACCAGTACGTGATGAACAACAACTTCGCCTTTGGCGGGGTCAACACCTCACTAATCTTCAAACGCTGGAGCTAA
- a CDS encoding class I SAM-dependent methyltransferase, producing the protein MSNPAPTYVAETRFGFWFLQSHVWQHHVLRVAINDLRGLFAGPLPQAPVLLDVGCGQGKSFGLLAEAFQPARMIGLDADPHSLDCSRAEAERLGLDVQLIASDCAAIELADASVDLLFCHQTFHHLVEQEQALAEFYRVLKPGGYLLFAESTQFYIDTWVIRWLFRHPMHVQKSAEGYLAMLREQGLQFSDANISYPYLWWSRSKDFGLLERWGLCTAKPVGQRNETLVNVVARKPLDARN; encoded by the coding sequence GCACCATGTGCTGCGCGTGGCGATCAATGACCTGCGCGGCCTGTTCGCCGGGCCGCTGCCGCAGGCACCGGTGTTGCTGGATGTCGGCTGCGGTCAGGGCAAGTCTTTCGGCCTGCTCGCCGAGGCCTTCCAGCCGGCACGGATGATCGGCCTCGACGCCGACCCGCACAGCCTCGACTGCTCACGCGCCGAGGCCGAGCGTTTGGGCCTCGACGTGCAGCTGATCGCCAGTGACTGCGCCGCCATCGAGCTGGCCGATGCCAGTGTCGACCTGTTGTTCTGCCACCAGACCTTCCACCACCTGGTCGAGCAAGAGCAGGCCCTCGCTGAGTTCTACCGGGTGCTCAAACCAGGCGGCTACCTGCTGTTTGCCGAATCCACCCAGTTCTATATCGACACCTGGGTGATCCGCTGGCTGTTCCGTCACCCGATGCACGTGCAGAAAAGCGCCGAGGGCTATCTGGCCATGCTGCGCGAACAGGGTTTGCAATTCAGCGACGCGAATATCTCCTACCCCTACCTGTGGTGGAGCCGCTCCAAGGACTTTGGCCTGCTTGAGCGCTGGGGCCTGTGCACAGCCAAACCGGTTGGCCAGCGCAATGAAACCCTGGTCAACGTAGTGGCACGCAAGCCGCTGGACGCGCGCAACTGA
- a CDS encoding excinuclease, with protein sequence MNAKSWILAAACISLFPAVSQARDTTHFLPFDAVVQEALSAGRLDGSVKFYLAGNNPAGSVNVVKTGVTTSQKTNAFNKTDEAACSWVLQSALIRLQNAAKAAGANAVVELASNYKNVEYKDSQKYECHAGAIMAGVALKGNLANVK encoded by the coding sequence ATGAACGCCAAATCCTGGATTCTCGCAGCCGCCTGCATCAGCCTGTTCCCGGCCGTCAGCCAGGCCCGTGACACCACCCACTTCCTGCCGTTCGACGCGGTGGTGCAGGAAGCCCTGAGTGCCGGTCGCCTGGACGGCAGCGTGAAGTTCTACCTGGCAGGCAACAACCCGGCCGGCTCAGTCAACGTGGTCAAAACCGGCGTCACCACCAGCCAGAAGACCAACGCGTTCAACAAGACTGACGAAGCCGCCTGCAGCTGGGTGCTGCAGTCCGCCTTGATTCGCCTGCAGAACGCTGCCAAGGCCGCTGGCGCCAACGCCGTGGTCGAACTGGCCAGCAACTACAAGAACGTCGAGTACAAAGACAGCCAGAAGTACGAATGCCACGCTGGCGCGATCATGGCCGGCGTCGCCCTCAAGGGAAACCTAGCCAATGTTAAGTAA
- a CDS encoding c-type cytochrome: MLSKPARLGLFATLSLLASLPAQAEVDGQQLYRQHCVKCHAADGRANTLRGWLYFAQNLSKAKWQDNTSDREILEAIQDGPRAMPSFADTLNEAEQLALVRAVRDLRKP; the protein is encoded by the coding sequence ATGTTAAGTAAACCGGCGCGCCTCGGTCTATTTGCCACGCTGAGCCTGCTCGCCAGCCTACCCGCGCAGGCTGAAGTGGATGGCCAGCAGCTGTATCGTCAGCACTGCGTCAAATGCCACGCCGCAGACGGCCGCGCCAACACCCTGCGTGGCTGGCTGTACTTTGCGCAGAACCTGAGCAAGGCCAAGTGGCAAGACAACACCAGCGACCGCGAGATCCTCGAAGCCATTCAGGACGGCCCCCGTGCCATGCCCAGTTTCGCTGACACACTCAACGAGGCTGAACAGCTGGCGCTGGTAAGAGCCGTACGCGACTTGCGCAAGCCCTGA
- a CDS encoding FAD-dependent oxidoreductase codes for MTERLNNDFQFIEVGRKDPKKKLLRQRKKEFVEIYDNFKPAHAADQAHRCLGCGNPYCEWKCPVHNFIPNWLKLVSEGNILAAAELSHQTNTLPEVCGRVCPQDRLCEGACTLNDGFGAVTIGSVEKYITDTAFAMGWRPDMSGVVPTGKRVAVIGAGPAGLGCADVLVRNGVTPVVFDKNPEIGGLLTFGIPEFKLEKTVLSHRREVFTGMGIEFRLNTEIGTDITMQQLLDEYDAVFMGMGTYTYMKGGFPGEDLPGVTDALDFLIANVNRNLGFEKSPEDFIDMKGKRIVVLGGGDTAMDCNRTSIRQGAKSVTCAYRRDEENMPGSRKEVKNAKEEGVKFLFNRQPIAIVGEDKVEGVKVVETRLGEPDARGRRSPEPIPGSEEIIPAEAVLIAFGFRPSPAAWFSDFTIETDSQGRVVAPEQSRFKHQTSNPKIFAGGDMVRGSDLVVTAIFEGRNAAEGILDYLGV; via the coding sequence ATGACTGAACGTCTGAATAACGACTTCCAGTTCATCGAAGTCGGGCGCAAAGACCCGAAGAAGAAACTGTTGCGTCAGCGGAAAAAAGAGTTCGTCGAGATTTACGACAACTTCAAGCCTGCCCATGCCGCGGACCAGGCGCACCGCTGCCTGGGTTGCGGCAACCCGTATTGCGAATGGAAGTGCCCGGTGCACAACTTCATTCCCAACTGGTTGAAGCTGGTGTCCGAGGGCAACATCCTCGCCGCCGCCGAACTCAGCCACCAGACCAACACCCTGCCGGAAGTCTGCGGCCGGGTGTGCCCGCAAGACCGTCTGTGCGAGGGTGCCTGCACCCTGAACGACGGCTTCGGCGCGGTGACCATCGGTTCGGTGGAGAAGTACATCACCGATACGGCCTTTGCCATGGGCTGGCGTCCGGACATGTCCGGCGTCGTGCCGACCGGCAAGCGCGTGGCAGTAATCGGTGCCGGCCCTGCAGGCCTTGGCTGCGCCGATGTGCTGGTGCGCAATGGCGTCACGCCGGTGGTGTTCGACAAGAACCCGGAAATCGGTGGCCTGCTGACCTTCGGCATTCCCGAGTTCAAGCTGGAAAAGACCGTGCTCAGCCATCGCCGCGAAGTCTTTACCGGCATGGGTATCGAGTTCCGCCTGAACACCGAAATCGGCACAGACATAACCATGCAGCAGCTGCTGGATGAGTACGATGCGGTGTTTATGGGCATGGGCACTTACACCTATATGAAGGGTGGCTTCCCCGGTGAGGATCTGCCGGGCGTTACCGATGCGCTGGACTTCCTGATTGCCAACGTCAACCGCAACCTCGGTTTCGAGAAGTCGCCGGAAGACTTTATCGACATGAAGGGCAAGCGCATCGTCGTCCTCGGCGGCGGTGATACGGCGATGGACTGCAACCGCACCTCGATCCGCCAGGGCGCGAAGAGCGTGACCTGCGCTTATCGTCGTGACGAAGAGAACATGCCGGGCTCGCGCAAGGAAGTGAAGAACGCCAAGGAAGAGGGTGTGAAGTTCCTCTTCAATCGTCAGCCCATCGCCATCGTTGGTGAAGACAAGGTTGAAGGTGTGAAGGTGGTCGAGACCCGTCTCGGCGAGCCGGATGCCCGTGGCCGTCGTAGCCCCGAGCCGATTCCGGGTTCTGAGGAAATCATCCCGGCGGAAGCTGTGCTGATTGCCTTCGGTTTCCGTCCAAGCCCAGCGGCCTGGTTCAGCGACTTCACCATCGAAACCGACAGCCAGGGCCGTGTGGTGGCGCCGGAGCAGAGCCGGTTCAAGCACCAGACCAGCAACCCGAAGATCTTCGCCGGTGGCGACATGGTCCGTGGTTCTGACCTGGTGGTGACGGCGATCTTCGAAGGCCGCAACGCCGCCGAAGGCATCCTCGACTACCTCGGCGTGTAA
- a CDS encoding DUF3261 domain-containing protein, producing MRSVLLLGLYLLLVACATQTPLPTQTPVLVAPLPLALQVQRSQGPNQQTWWLVLQDEPGELRASLFDPLGVPLARQSLRAGQWHNDGLLPPNPEARELFAALLFALTPSAQLAQRYPTGSWQLQADGTRWLNPQWRISYRAPLDLTLYSASGLVYQVSVLPDDKAP from the coding sequence ATGCGCAGCGTCCTGCTGCTCGGTCTGTATCTGCTGCTCGTGGCCTGCGCCACGCAGACACCACTGCCCACGCAGACGCCGGTACTGGTGGCGCCGCTGCCGCTGGCCCTGCAGGTGCAACGCAGCCAAGGGCCGAATCAGCAAACCTGGTGGCTGGTCTTGCAGGATGAACCGGGCGAGCTGCGGGCCTCGTTATTCGACCCGCTCGGCGTGCCGCTGGCGCGCCAGTCACTGCGCGCGGGGCAATGGCATAACGACGGCCTGCTGCCGCCCAACCCGGAAGCCCGCGAGCTGTTCGCGGCCCTGCTGTTTGCCCTCACACCCAGTGCACAGTTGGCTCAGCGTTACCCCACCGGCAGCTGGCAACTGCAGGCAGATGGCACGCGCTGGCTTAACCCGCAGTGGCGAATCAGTTACCGTGCGCCGCTGGATTTAACCCTGTACAGCGCGTCCGGCCTGGTTTATCAGGTCAGCGTGCTCCCTGACGACAAGGCACCTTGA
- the fabG gene encoding 3-oxoacyl-ACP reductase FabG, translated as MSDTILITGSSRGIGRAIALRLAKSGHDIVLHCRTRRDETEAVQAQIVALGQQARILQFDVADRAACRAALEADVEQHGAYYGVVCNAGLTRDGAFPALSEDDWDIVMRTNLDGFYNVLHPLTMPMVRRRKAGRIVCITSVSGLIGNRGQVNYSASKAGIIGAAKALAIELGKRKITVNCVAPGLIDTEILDADVPVEEILKMIPASRMGTPEEVAGAVNFLMSEEAAYITRQVLAVNGGLC; from the coding sequence ATGAGCGACACCATTCTGATCACCGGCTCCAGCCGTGGCATCGGCCGGGCGATCGCCCTGCGCCTAGCCAAAAGCGGCCACGACATCGTCCTGCATTGCCGCACCCGGCGTGACGAGACCGAAGCGGTGCAGGCGCAAATTGTCGCGTTGGGTCAGCAGGCGCGCATTCTGCAATTCGATGTAGCCGACCGTGCCGCCTGCCGCGCCGCGCTGGAAGCCGATGTCGAGCAACACGGTGCGTATTACGGCGTGGTGTGTAACGCCGGCCTGACCCGTGACGGCGCGTTTCCGGCGCTGTCCGAAGACGACTGGGACATTGTCATGCGCACCAACCTCGACGGTTTCTATAATGTCCTGCACCCGCTGACCATGCCCATGGTGCGCCGCCGCAAGGCCGGACGCATCGTCTGCATCACCTCGGTGTCCGGGCTGATCGGCAACCGTGGCCAGGTCAACTACAGCGCCTCCAAGGCCGGCATCATCGGCGCAGCCAAGGCCTTGGCGATTGAGTTGGGCAAGCGCAAAATCACCGTTAACTGCGTGGCCCCAGGGCTGATCGATACCGAGATTCTGGATGCCGATGTACCGGTTGAGGAAATCCTCAAAATGATCCCGGCCAGCCGCATGGGCACCCCCGAAGAAGTGGCCGGCGCAGTGAATTTTCTGATGTCTGAGGAGGCGGCCTATATCACCCGCCAGGTCCTCGCGGTGAACGGTGGGTTGTGCTGA
- the hemE gene encoding uroporphyrinogen decarboxylase: protein MTVLKNDRFLRALLKQPVDVTPVWMMRQAGRYLPEYRATRAKAGDFVKLMKNPELACEVTLQPLDRYPQLDAAILFSDILTIPDAMGQGLYFETGEGPRFKKVISSMADIEALPIPDPQQDLGYVMDAVSTIRRELNGRVPLIGFSGSPWTLATYMVEGGSSKDFRKSKAMLYDNPQAMHALLDKLAQSVTAYLNGQIKAGAQAVQIFDSWGGSLSAAAYQEFSLAYMQKIVDGLIREHDGRRVPVILFTKGGGLWLESMADSGAEALGLDWTCDIGSARARVGDKVALQGNMDPSVLYANPAAIRAEVGRILAAYGHGSGQVFNLGHGITPEVDPAHAGAFFEAVHELSAQYHV, encoded by the coding sequence ATGACCGTCTTGAAGAACGACCGTTTCCTTCGCGCCCTGCTCAAGCAGCCTGTCGACGTCACCCCGGTGTGGATGATGCGCCAGGCCGGTCGTTACCTGCCGGAGTACCGCGCCACCCGCGCCAAGGCCGGTGACTTCGTTAAGCTGATGAAAAACCCCGAGCTGGCCTGCGAGGTCACCCTGCAGCCGCTGGATCGCTACCCGCAGCTGGATGCGGCGATTCTGTTCTCCGACATCCTGACCATCCCCGATGCCATGGGCCAAGGCCTGTACTTCGAAACTGGCGAAGGCCCGCGCTTCAAGAAAGTCATCAGCAGCATGGCCGATATCGAGGCGCTGCCGATTCCCGATCCGCAGCAGGATCTGGGCTATGTGATGGACGCCGTCAGCACCATTCGCCGCGAGCTGAATGGCCGTGTGCCGCTGATCGGTTTCTCCGGCAGCCCGTGGACGCTGGCCACCTACATGGTCGAAGGCGGCTCCTCCAAGGACTTCCGCAAATCCAAGGCCATGCTCTACGACAACCCGCAGGCCATGCACGCACTGCTCGACAAGCTGGCGCAGTCGGTCACCGCCTACCTCAACGGGCAGATCAAGGCCGGCGCGCAGGCGGTGCAGATTTTTGATTCCTGGGGCGGCTCGCTGTCGGCGGCGGCCTACCAGGAGTTTTCCCTGGCCTATATGCAGAAGATCGTCGACGGCTTGATCCGCGAACACGACGGTCGCCGTGTGCCGGTGATTCTGTTTACCAAGGGCGGCGGTCTATGGCTGGAGTCCATGGCCGACAGCGGCGCCGAGGCGCTGGGCCTGGACTGGACCTGCGACATCGGCAGCGCCCGCGCCCGCGTCGGTGACAAGGTGGCCCTGCAGGGCAACATGGACCCGAGCGTGCTGTACGCCAACCCGGCGGCGATCCGCGCCGAAGTCGGACGCATCCTCGCGGCTTACGGCCATGGCAGCGGCCAGGTGTTCAACCTCGGCCACGGCATCACCCCGGAAGTCGACCCGGCGCATGCCGGCGCGTTCTTCGAAGCGGTGCATGAGTTGTCCGCGCAGTACCACGTTTAA
- a CDS encoding beta-ketoacyl-[acyl-carrier-protein] synthase family protein, which translates to MASYLNALGLNCALGQGKHAVATALFAGDGSGMRAQSGWVAERTLTVGAVPGCLPELPALAGHPPSRNNQLLLAAALEIEADIRAAIAQFGPERIAVVLGTSTSGIEEASQSIGQYLKHGELPADYQYAQQELAAPANFLSDWLGLSGPCFSISTACTSGARALLSAQRLLNLGVCDAVLCGGVDSLCRLTLNGFSALEAIAAERCNPFSANRHGINIGEGAAVFLMTRETLPASATRSAVAITLLGGGASSDAHHISAPQPDGQGAQAAMHKALAAAGISASQVDYLNLHGTATQHNDAMESRAVQAVFPNGVPCSSSKAMIGHTLGAAGALEAAFCWLTLSAYNPDNLLPPHLWDAQADPALPALELVAPGTRLQSTGPRRLMSNSFAFGGNNISLLLGEEPGAHT; encoded by the coding sequence ATGGCCAGTTACTTGAATGCCCTGGGCCTCAACTGCGCCCTCGGCCAAGGCAAACATGCGGTGGCAACGGCGCTGTTTGCCGGCGATGGCAGCGGCATGCGCGCGCAAAGTGGCTGGGTAGCCGAGCGCACGCTGACCGTCGGTGCAGTGCCTGGCTGCCTGCCTGAGCTCCCAGCGCTAGCGGGTCATCCGCCGAGCCGCAATAACCAGCTGCTGCTGGCGGCCGCCCTGGAAATCGAAGCAGATATCCGCGCCGCCATCGCCCAGTTCGGGCCAGAGCGCATCGCCGTGGTGCTCGGCACCAGCACCTCGGGTATCGAAGAAGCCAGCCAGAGCATTGGCCAATACCTCAAGCACGGCGAACTGCCAGCGGATTACCAGTACGCCCAGCAGGAGCTGGCCGCCCCGGCGAACTTCCTCAGTGACTGGCTCGGCCTTAGCGGGCCGTGCTTTAGCATTTCCACCGCCTGCACCTCCGGTGCGCGGGCACTGCTCAGCGCCCAGCGCCTGCTCAACCTGGGCGTGTGCGATGCCGTACTCTGTGGCGGCGTAGACAGCCTGTGCCGCCTGACCTTGAACGGTTTTTCGGCTCTGGAAGCCATCGCGGCTGAGCGCTGCAATCCATTCTCGGCGAATCGTCACGGCATCAACATTGGCGAAGGCGCGGCAGTCTTCTTGATGACCCGCGAGACCCTGCCGGCTAGCGCCACCCGCAGTGCCGTAGCGATCACCCTGCTCGGCGGCGGCGCCAGCTCCGACGCCCACCATATTTCCGCGCCGCAACCCGACGGTCAGGGTGCGCAAGCGGCCATGCACAAGGCATTGGCGGCGGCAGGCATCAGCGCCAGCCAGGTCGACTACCTCAACCTGCATGGCACCGCGACGCAGCATAACGACGCCATGGAAAGCCGCGCGGTGCAGGCCGTCTTCCCGAACGGCGTACCCTGCTCGTCCAGCAAAGCCATGATTGGCCACACCCTCGGCGCTGCCGGCGCACTGGAAGCGGCTTTCTGCTGGCTGACGCTAAGCGCTTACAACCCGGACAACCTGCTGCCGCCGCACCTGTGGGACGCTCAGGCCGACCCTGCCCTGCCGGCACTCGAGCTCGTCGCACCCGGCACCCGTCTGCAAAGCACCGGCCCGCGCCGGCTGATGAGCAACTCCTTCGCCTTTGGCGGCAACAATATCAGCCTGCTGTTGGGCGAAGAGCCAGGAGCGCACACATGA